Proteins encoded in a region of the Ptychodera flava strain L36383 chromosome 4, AS_Pfla_20210202, whole genome shotgun sequence genome:
- the LOC139132028 gene encoding G2/mitotic-specific cyclin-A-like codes for MSYFSGSSTSTSGIVTNTTSGFENQIPGIRKTKRDDGQTLSTAPQANKRAALGTITSNSTRVQPFRAAKATSSEGFFSTVQTEKSSGAGKSGFVVPGTAVSQQGFSIHIDSDEHSATRGADHVDGLQLNPTVTSLINRDNISLRPEVFSLDESSGETPMVLDTSSDQTCETSRVIEIDGPDEREIFIPEYAKDIFEYLKEAETRHKPKATYMKKQPDITCSMRCILVDWLVEVAEEYKLHNETLYLAINYIDRFLSAMSVLRSKLQLVGAASMFLAAKFEEIYPPEVGEFVYITDDTYTKKQVLRMEHLILKVLSFDLAIPTINVFLNRFLRAAQADGKTEQLARFLAELTLQEYDPYIRYLPSLIAASAVCLANHTLNQQHWTPTLEHYSGFSYPEIYQCVKDLQNTFINSVNHPQQAVREKYKSPKLLQVSLIQPPQSIPPPL; via the exons ATGTCTTATTTCAGTGGATCCAGCACGAGTACGAGCGGGATTGTGACCAACACAACTTCAGGCTTCGAAAACCAAATCCCCGGAATTCGGAAAACTAAGAGAGATGATGGTCAAACACTCAGTACGGCCCCACAGGCAAACAAACGTGCAGCGTTAGGAACAATAACGAGCAATTCAACGCGAGTCCAACCGTTCCGGGCGGCAAAG GCTACGTCTTCAGAGGGATTTTTCAGCACTGTACAGACAGAAAAATCATCAGGGGCGGGAAAGAGCGGTTTTGTTGTTCCCGGCACAGCTGTTTCGCAGCAAGGATTTTCAATACACATTGACTCCGATGAACATTCCGCAACGAGAGGAGCAGATCATGTAGATGGATTACAACTAAACCCGACAGTCACAAGTCTTATCAACAGAGATAATATATCTCTCAGACCCGAGGTTTTCAGTCTCGACGAGTCTTCAG GGGAGACTCCGATGGTGTTAGACACGTCTTCAGATCAAACATGTGAAACGTCAAGAGTAATAGAAATTGACGGGCCAGACGAAAGAGAAATCTTCATTCCAGAATACGCAAAGGACATTTTTGAATATCTTAAAGAGGCTGAg accaGACACAAGCCAAAAGCAACTTACATGAAGAAACAACCTGACATCACATGTAGTATGAGATGTATCTTGGTAGACTGGTTGGTTGAAGTTGCAGAGGAGTACAAACTGCACAACGAGACTCTCTACCTAGCCATCAATTACATCGATAGGTTTCTGTCTGCGATGAGTGTTCTCAGGAGTAAACTACAACTGGTTGGTGCAGCCAGTATGTTCCTTGCAGC GAAATTTGAAGAGATATATCCACCTGAAGTAGGAGAGTTTGTCTACATCACAGATGACACATACACAAAGAAGCAAGTATTGCGCATGGAACATCTGATCTTGAAGGTTTTATCCTTTGACCTCGCCATACCAACCATCAATGTTTTCCTGAATCGTTTTCTCAGAGCAGCTCAGGCTGATGGCAAGACGGAACAACTTGCAAGG TTCTTGGCAGAGCTGACGTTACAGGAATATGATCCTTACATTCGTTATTTACCGTCATTGATAGCCGCAAGTGCCGTGTGTCTAGCAAATCACACACTTAATCAACAACACTGG ACACCAACATTAGAACATTACAGCGGATTCAGCTATCCAGAAATCTACCAGTGTGTCAAAGATCTTCAAAACACTTTTATCAACTCTGTCAATCATCCACAGCAAGCTGTCAGAGAAAAGTATAAGAGTCCAAA GCTCCTACAAGTATCCCTCATCCAGCCACCTCAGTCAATACCACCACCTCTATGA